One part of the Clostridium thermosuccinogenes genome encodes these proteins:
- a CDS encoding ABC transporter ATP-binding protein, with product MEGLWNNLAYIFRSVKKHDKLLLFFLVINNFAMLLNITLPVILPRYIIDGLIDGKDYNVVLNYVLLFAVGTIAASSLTYLLKSSIYVRSMTLRFKLIVESGQKFITMKYMHFENPDVLDLSKRGDRATENNASGIEGILHRLANYGANLLTVLVLGMSILSVNILVTLFCIVLLAFTYFISSKAGKYEKKVQDELVTTQRKWNYIIGILSDTAYYKDIFIFNMQKMIFGKLSLLGNEKRKGFQKTNDRNCLKNNVFSVLSAMQQMVIYIVFSTLVFKRIITIGQYTMYVAAVYAFYSAASQTINDTVFIVQQNEYVKDFRAFMDLDVRDEKAQYAPLPEAINEITLKNVSFRYHNQTVDALYNISVSFKKNEKIAIVGLNGAGKTTLIKLLTKLYEPSMGDVYFNDVNLADVSRLELYDQFSVVFQESNLFSFTLAENVSLKPLRYTDIDRVKHCLEQVGLSETVAKLPKGVLQPMLKIIDDDGVEFSGGELQKLSLARALYKDAPIMILDEPTASYDALAEERIYKMFNELTQNKTVFYISHRLASTRFCDRIIMLENGKIVEQGSHDDLIKQNGKYASLFRVQSQYYKEGEL from the coding sequence GTGGAGGGTTTATGGAATAATCTGGCATATATTTTCAGGTCTGTAAAGAAGCATGATAAGCTATTATTGTTCTTTCTCGTAATAAATAATTTTGCTATGCTGCTTAATATTACTCTGCCAGTAATATTACCCCGGTACATCATTGACGGATTGATAGATGGCAAGGATTATAACGTAGTTTTGAACTATGTTCTGTTGTTTGCAGTCGGAACCATCGCTGCCTCGTCTTTGACCTATTTGCTAAAATCCAGCATTTATGTCCGCTCTATGACACTGCGGTTTAAGCTGATTGTAGAATCAGGCCAAAAGTTTATAACTATGAAATACATGCATTTTGAAAACCCTGATGTTCTTGATTTATCAAAACGTGGTGACCGCGCTACTGAAAATAATGCATCCGGTATTGAGGGGATACTGCATAGGCTCGCGAACTACGGCGCCAATCTTTTAACAGTTTTAGTGCTTGGCATGTCTATTTTGAGTGTGAATATATTGGTTACATTATTCTGCATTGTATTGTTGGCATTTACATATTTTATTTCATCAAAAGCCGGTAAGTATGAAAAGAAGGTACAGGATGAGTTAGTTACCACCCAACGCAAGTGGAATTATATCATAGGAATCCTCAGTGACACCGCATATTACAAAGATATCTTTATTTTTAACATGCAAAAAATGATATTTGGTAAGCTGTCTCTATTAGGAAATGAGAAACGCAAGGGGTTCCAAAAAACCAATGACCGAAACTGCTTGAAAAACAATGTTTTTTCTGTATTATCAGCCATGCAGCAGATGGTTATTTATATAGTTTTTTCTACCCTTGTTTTCAAAAGGATTATCACAATTGGCCAATACACCATGTATGTGGCTGCAGTCTATGCTTTTTACTCAGCAGCCAGCCAAACCATTAATGATACTGTTTTTATAGTGCAGCAGAATGAATACGTGAAAGATTTTCGTGCTTTCATGGATTTGGATGTGAGGGATGAAAAAGCTCAATATGCGCCATTGCCAGAAGCGATTAATGAAATCACTTTGAAAAATGTCAGTTTCAGATATCACAATCAAACAGTTGACGCACTCTATAACATATCAGTCTCATTTAAAAAGAATGAGAAAATTGCTATTGTAGGATTAAACGGAGCCGGAAAAACTACATTGATCAAATTGCTGACAAAGCTGTATGAACCGAGCATGGGAGATGTTTATTTCAATGACGTAAATCTTGCAGATGTGAGCAGGCTAGAGCTATATGATCAATTTTCGGTGGTATTTCAAGAATCCAATTTATTTTCATTTACATTGGCAGAGAACGTTTCCCTTAAGCCACTGCGGTACACGGATATTGATAGGGTAAAGCATTGCCTGGAGCAAGTAGGTCTTTCTGAAACTGTAGCAAAGCTGCCCAAGGGCGTTTTGCAGCCTATGTTAAAAATCATTGATGACGATGGAGTGGAGTTTTCCGGCGGTGAGCTTCAAAAGCTATCCCTCGCCCGGGCTCTTTATAAAGATGCGCCAATTATGATTTTAGACGAGCCAACCGCATCCTATGACGCTTTGGCAGAAGAACGAATTTATAAAATGTTTAATGAATTAACACAAAACAAAACGGTGTTTTACATATCACACCGTCTTGCATCGACGCGCTTTTGCGACCGGATTATCATGTTAGAGAACGGGAAAATCGTAGAGCAAGGCAGCCATGATGATTTGATAAAGCAAAACGGCAAATATGCATCATTATTCCGGGTGCAATCCCAATACTATAAGGAGGGAGAGCTATGA
- a CDS encoding TIM-barrel domain-containing protein: MLIKHLPCGLSPYYDCGYQRTPHYPLKNEKVEINCRIEHLPENADVFIQWTLDGMEQERIKGTRFSRENDDRAYFSFNLGPFDQPVHVTYKIIAKASDAEISTKEYSFDVLTRIELTKPELAGESENSIWAVYKYGENYYSIEAAIQNNLLRLSSHSGQKPAAINALKKTNGYEYKNDEGYSVKVSENPFGICISKDGEEIIEISEKNMALALDVDAAGNVYKVGQTFRMQGKGFYGFGEKFDRINQKGLAPKAFVVEKFTNQQDKTYIPMPFFFTEKGYGFYRDTSYRSDFFLNPVESTDLVDVRIESLCRKSGLLFEDYIFLGKPSFVIKEFHKLTGAPALPPRWTFGPWISANGWNTQSEAQEQIEQLNFHSIPATVMVLEAWSDEETFYIFNDAKYELGDGGKSFKFEDFTFEQQCKWPDLKAFTGMLEENNIKLILWQIPVIKYIEGNKDNQLFNDESYVIKNKYCIMNDDGTPYRITDNWFNNSLVLDFTNPEAVEWWFKKREYLLTQLNVAGFKTDGGEFIYDSSARFYNGKDVEEMHNLYPNLYVGAYNDFLKKHLGEGNGVTFSRAGFTGAQKYPIHWAGDQLSTYSELRGQLTAGISAGLSGILFWSFDIGGFAGEFPTTELYIRSVEFAAFCPIMQFHSEPRSGQFFLTEREHWINDRSPWNMARVNKDNRILEQYRKYANIRMNLIPYLIEEASNCVNVSRPMMAHLIYDYPEDENVINIDDEYMLGRALLVAPVIKEGQTERSIYLPEGEWYDFWTGERIDGGKAIMYPCALDRIPVFVKGGSLIPVNLNEHYIMGETDKTGFVGNNTDEYANLCFLVYGEGECSIKTVGSESTIKVRAVGSKIDIECSPEIDADKVTLIFAGDNYKVQDVIVNGGKAVTQPITAKVFGRAVPGYAVKLG; this comes from the coding sequence ATGCTTATTAAGCACCTACCTTGCGGATTATCGCCTTATTATGACTGCGGATACCAGCGCACACCTCATTATCCTCTGAAAAACGAAAAAGTCGAGATTAACTGCAGAATCGAGCACCTTCCGGAGAATGCCGATGTGTTTATCCAGTGGACTTTGGACGGTATGGAACAGGAAAGGATAAAAGGCACCAGGTTTTCAAGGGAAAATGATGACAGAGCTTATTTTTCTTTTAATCTGGGTCCCTTTGACCAGCCTGTGCATGTAACCTATAAAATAATCGCCAAAGCATCCGATGCTGAAATTTCCACCAAGGAATACAGCTTTGATGTTCTCACCCGGATTGAGCTGACAAAGCCTGAACTTGCAGGCGAATCCGAAAACAGCATATGGGCGGTGTACAAATATGGTGAAAATTATTATAGTATCGAGGCGGCAATCCAAAACAATCTCCTCCGGCTAAGCAGCCATAGCGGTCAAAAACCTGCTGCTATTAATGCCTTGAAAAAGACCAACGGGTATGAATACAAAAACGATGAAGGATACAGTGTAAAGGTTTCTGAAAATCCGTTTGGAATCTGTATCTCAAAAGACGGGGAAGAAATAATAGAGATTTCTGAAAAAAATATGGCCCTTGCTCTGGATGTGGATGCTGCGGGCAATGTATACAAAGTAGGCCAGACCTTCAGAATGCAGGGCAAAGGTTTCTATGGCTTTGGAGAGAAGTTTGACAGGATCAATCAAAAAGGTCTGGCTCCTAAAGCGTTTGTTGTTGAGAAATTTACAAACCAGCAGGATAAGACGTATATACCCATGCCTTTTTTCTTCACTGAAAAGGGATATGGATTCTATCGGGATACGTCCTACCGCAGCGATTTCTTCCTGAACCCGGTGGAATCAACGGATTTAGTGGATGTAAGAATTGAGAGCCTGTGCAGAAAAAGTGGATTGCTTTTTGAAGATTATATTTTCCTAGGCAAGCCAAGCTTTGTAATTAAAGAATTCCATAAGCTGACAGGTGCTCCTGCACTACCTCCAAGATGGACTTTTGGACCATGGATTTCAGCCAACGGATGGAATACTCAATCAGAAGCCCAGGAACAGATAGAACAACTGAACTTCCATTCAATACCTGCCACGGTTATGGTTTTGGAGGCCTGGAGCGACGAAGAAACCTTCTATATTTTCAATGATGCAAAATATGAATTGGGAGATGGAGGAAAAAGCTTTAAATTTGAAGATTTTACCTTTGAACAGCAATGCAAGTGGCCTGATCTGAAAGCTTTTACCGGCATGCTGGAAGAAAACAATATCAAGCTTATTCTCTGGCAGATTCCTGTAATAAAATATATCGAAGGCAATAAAGACAATCAGCTTTTTAATGATGAGTCCTACGTAATAAAAAATAAATACTGCATCATGAATGATGACGGGACCCCGTACAGGATAACCGACAACTGGTTCAATAATTCATTGGTTTTGGACTTTACAAACCCGGAAGCAGTAGAATGGTGGTTTAAAAAGAGGGAGTACCTTTTGACTCAACTCAATGTGGCAGGCTTTAAAACTGACGGGGGAGAATTTATATACGACAGCAGTGCCAGGTTTTATAACGGAAAAGACGTAGAAGAGATGCACAATTTATATCCGAATTTGTATGTGGGAGCTTACAATGATTTTCTGAAGAAGCATCTTGGTGAGGGCAACGGTGTGACTTTCAGCCGCGCAGGATTTACAGGCGCACAAAAATATCCTATACATTGGGCAGGCGACCAGCTATCAACGTATTCGGAACTGAGAGGTCAGCTTACGGCAGGTATTTCAGCAGGTTTGTCCGGAATTTTATTCTGGAGTTTCGATATCGGAGGATTTGCAGGAGAATTCCCTACAACGGAGCTGTACATAAGATCGGTAGAGTTTGCTGCTTTTTGTCCTATCATGCAGTTCCACTCGGAGCCGAGATCCGGACAATTCTTCCTCACGGAACGTGAGCATTGGATCAATGACAGAAGCCCATGGAATATGGCCAGGGTAAATAAAGACAACAGAATTTTAGAGCAGTACCGGAAATATGCCAACATAAGGATGAATCTCATTCCTTATTTGATTGAAGAAGCTTCAAACTGTGTCAATGTGTCAAGGCCTATGATGGCCCATTTGATATATGATTATCCGGAGGATGAAAATGTAATAAACATCGATGACGAGTATATGCTGGGGCGCGCACTGCTGGTAGCTCCGGTTATAAAGGAAGGGCAAACCGAAAGGAGTATCTACCTGCCTGAGGGAGAATGGTACGATTTTTGGACAGGGGAAAGAATTGACGGTGGAAAGGCGATAATGTACCCCTGCGCGCTTGATAGGATACCTGTTTTCGTTAAAGGCGGCAGTCTGATCCCGGTTAACCTGAATGAGCATTATATAATGGGCGAAACAGACAAAACAGGATTTGTGGGAAACAACACCGACGAATATGCAAATCTATGCTTTTTGGTATACGGAGAAGGTGAATGCAGCATAAAAACTGTAGGCTCAGAGAGCACCATAAAGGTAAGGGCTGTAGGAAGTAAAATAGATATTGAATGCAGTCCCGAAATAGATGCGGATAAGGTCACACTAATCTTTGCCGGGGACAATTATAAAGTGCAGGACGTTATTGTCAACGGAGGCAAGGCAGTAACACAGCCCATTACTGCAAAGGTGTTCGGGAGAGCAGTTCCGGGGTATGCAGTAAAGCTTGGGTAA
- a CDS encoding LacI family DNA-binding transcriptional regulator, with amino-acid sequence MKKKRVSIKDVAREAGVSIATISYVLNNKKGESISDETINRVREAIKKLNYVPNLSARSLVSKRSNLIGVVIPQAEAGKEFMFYNPFYGEFLSSVEYEARKKGFHLLISGTEADQKYIQVAQNRGLDGIIIVGIYPDSFFQELKQCQIPIVLVDSYCSDHYFHSIGINDRHGGYLATKHLIEKGHRKIAFISGMVKENGVNSNRLLGYKDALEEYGIDFDEKLLYLGDTNFEYGIKAGARLANSKNGETAAFATADILAVGVIKGLKENGLRVPEDISVVGFDDVYLARITDPSLTTVRQNIAEKGRQAAEIIIQTIENEIKEKRDIILPVDIVERDSVKDIN; translated from the coding sequence ATGAAGAAAAAGCGAGTCAGCATTAAGGATGTTGCCAGGGAAGCGGGCGTATCCATCGCAACAATTTCTTACGTGTTAAATAACAAAAAGGGAGAATCCATAAGCGATGAGACTATCAACAGGGTAAGGGAGGCTATAAAGAAGCTCAACTATGTTCCGAACCTGTCGGCAAGAAGCCTTGTAAGCAAAAGGTCAAACCTCATTGGGGTGGTAATACCCCAGGCGGAAGCAGGTAAGGAATTTATGTTCTATAATCCTTTCTACGGAGAGTTTTTAAGCAGCGTTGAGTATGAAGCGCGCAAAAAAGGGTTTCATTTGCTTATCTCAGGAACCGAAGCCGATCAGAAATACATCCAGGTGGCGCAGAACCGTGGCCTTGACGGTATCATCATCGTTGGGATATATCCTGACAGTTTTTTTCAAGAGCTAAAGCAATGCCAGATACCTATAGTTTTAGTGGATAGTTATTGCAGTGATCATTATTTTCACAGTATAGGAATCAATGACAGGCATGGAGGTTACCTGGCAACCAAACACCTCATTGAAAAAGGTCACAGGAAAATAGCTTTCATATCCGGTATGGTAAAGGAGAACGGAGTAAATTCCAACAGGCTTCTGGGATATAAGGATGCGCTGGAGGAGTATGGCATTGACTTTGATGAGAAGCTTCTCTATCTGGGGGATACCAACTTTGAATATGGCATAAAAGCAGGAGCCCGGCTGGCAAATAGCAAAAATGGAGAAACGGCAGCCTTTGCGACAGCTGATATCCTTGCAGTGGGGGTCATTAAGGGACTTAAGGAAAATGGTTTAAGGGTTCCGGAGGACATATCCGTTGTAGGATTTGATGATGTGTACCTTGCCAGAATCACTGATCCTTCCCTGACGACAGTAAGGCAGAATATTGCTGAAAAAGGCAGACAGGCGGCTGAGATAATTATTCAGACTATCGAAAATGAAATCAAAGAAAAGAGGGATATTATCCTTCCGGTGGACATAGTTGAAAGAGATTCGGTAAAAGACATTAACTAA
- a CDS encoding IS30 family transposase, with protein sequence MRGFKHLSQEERNIIEQRLISRKSFKSIARELGKDPTTISKEVKNHIQFRKTGCYGRVFNDCKHRIGCPVKHLCGSLRCSRYCRACKSRMCSSLCHEYQQEICPKLSKPPYVCNGCEDKQSCTLEKRIYSATHAQREYETVRSECRQGLQITEEEAIRLDSIISPLLIKGQSLHHICINHADEIMLDERTLYNYVDKGIFTAKNIDMPRVVRMGRRKKGKDQFKVDKKCRIGRTYQDFLKFMQEHPDLPVVEMDTVIGRIGGKVLLTLHFTVPQLMLAFIRDANTSQSVIDIFDQLYLELGPDTFRKLFPVLLCDNGSEFSNPSAIEFDSHGQRRTCVFYCNPLAPYQKGAAENNHALIRRIIPKGTSLDEFTQRDITLMMNHINSYSRLNLGDKTPYWAFGLLYGEEILRRMNVELIPTDNVTLHSSLLKK encoded by the coding sequence ATGCGTGGCTTTAAACATTTGAGTCAGGAAGAAAGAAATATAATTGAACAAAGGTTAATCAGCAGGAAATCATTCAAAAGCATAGCACGCGAGCTTGGAAAGGACCCAACCACGATATCCAAGGAAGTGAAGAACCATATCCAATTTAGGAAAACCGGCTGTTATGGAAGAGTGTTCAATGATTGTAAACATCGTATTGGTTGCCCTGTTAAGCATCTTTGCGGCAGTTTGCGTTGTAGCCGTTATTGTCGCGCTTGCAAGTCTCGCATGTGTTCATCACTATGTCATGAGTATCAACAGGAAATTTGTCCCAAGCTTTCGAAGCCGCCCTATGTTTGTAATGGTTGTGAAGACAAACAGTCTTGTACATTAGAGAAGAGGATTTATTCTGCAACACATGCACAAAGAGAATACGAGACAGTACGCTCTGAGTGCCGTCAGGGTTTACAAATCACTGAAGAAGAAGCGATAAGATTGGATTCCATTATTAGCCCGCTGCTAATTAAAGGCCAGTCACTCCACCATATATGCATTAACCATGCTGATGAAATCATGCTCGATGAACGCACACTCTACAACTATGTGGACAAGGGTATCTTTACAGCAAAAAATATCGATATGCCAAGAGTTGTACGTATGGGCAGACGTAAAAAGGGAAAAGACCAGTTCAAAGTGGATAAAAAATGCCGAATAGGCCGAACTTATCAAGACTTTCTTAAATTTATGCAAGAGCATCCGGACCTTCCCGTAGTGGAAATGGACACGGTAATAGGAAGAATAGGCGGCAAAGTCCTGCTGACACTGCATTTTACTGTCCCACAGCTCATGCTCGCATTCATTAGAGATGCTAATACCTCCCAATCTGTCATTGATATCTTTGATCAGCTTTACCTGGAACTAGGCCCGGATACCTTCCGCAAATTGTTCCCGGTATTACTTTGTGACAACGGCAGTGAGTTCTCGAATCCGTCCGCTATTGAATTCGATTCACATGGGCAACGCAGAACCTGTGTATTCTACTGTAATCCGCTGGCTCCTTACCAGAAAGGCGCAGCAGAAAACAACCATGCTTTGATTAGACGCATTATCCCAAAGGGTACTTCTCTTGATGAGTTTACTCAGCGGGACATAACTCTTATGATGAACCATATCAACTCGTACAGTCGACTGAATCTCGGGGATAAAACCCCTTATTGGGCTTTTGGATTGCTCTACGGGGAAGAAATATTAAGAAGGATGAATGTAGAACTCATCCCGACAGATAATGTCACCCTGCATTCATCCCTTCTTAAGAAATAA
- a CDS encoding LacI family DNA-binding transcriptional regulator codes for MVTLKDIAREAGVSVMTVSRVVNGQHSKVSEENVRKIQEIIKKRGYVPNSTARSLSSKASNIISVIVQGSENEFKKSQYNAAMVGEIVPYVQERGYFLMLHFINKYDDITQRLRTWNARGAIFIGTFDQDVQKIQQDNTIPLVFTDSYSQVRQITNVGIDDYKGGALAAKHFIEKGHRSFVYVGDYMASSVVQQRLKGFKDTLEAFGFSLGPKHILDAYAIKEPARTICSFKEPVTAIFASSDSLAASIINEMRDLGKNLPEDYSIIGFDGFPLGGLIVPRLTTIYQDIAKKARIAVDIVFRHIEDPSSPAENVVLDVQLMERESVKDLNA; via the coding sequence ATGGTTACACTAAAAGATATCGCCCGAGAGGCTGGCGTGAGTGTTATGACGGTTTCCCGTGTGGTAAACGGGCAGCATTCCAAGGTCTCAGAGGAAAATGTGCGAAAGATTCAGGAGATAATAAAGAAACGAGGTTACGTACCTAATTCAACTGCCCGTTCCCTTTCTTCCAAAGCTTCGAACATAATCTCAGTGATTGTTCAGGGAAGTGAAAATGAGTTTAAGAAGAGCCAGTACAATGCCGCTATGGTAGGGGAGATAGTGCCCTATGTGCAGGAACGCGGGTATTTTCTGATGCTGCATTTTATCAATAAATATGATGACATCACCCAGCGTTTAAGGACATGGAATGCACGTGGTGCCATTTTTATCGGTACCTTCGACCAGGATGTGCAGAAAATTCAGCAGGACAATACCATACCTCTGGTTTTTACTGATAGTTACAGCCAGGTGCGGCAAATCACCAATGTAGGCATTGACGATTACAAAGGAGGGGCATTGGCGGCAAAGCACTTTATTGAAAAAGGACACAGGAGCTTTGTTTATGTGGGAGACTATATGGCATCCAGTGTAGTACAGCAACGGCTGAAAGGTTTTAAAGATACGCTGGAAGCCTTCGGATTCTCCTTGGGCCCTAAACATATTCTGGATGCCTATGCTATCAAGGAGCCTGCCCGGACCATCTGCTCTTTTAAAGAACCAGTAACGGCGATTTTTGCTTCTTCTGACTCCCTTGCCGCTTCAATAATAAATGAGATGAGGGATTTGGGAAAAAATCTGCCTGAGGATTATTCAATTATCGGTTTTGATGGTTTCCCATTGGGAGGGCTGATAGTCCCACGCCTTACGACCATATACCAGGATATTGCCAAAAAGGCCCGGATTGCGGTCGATATAGTGTTCCGCCACATAGAGGATCCGTCATCCCCTGCTGAGAACGTTGTTCTGGATGTTCAGCTTATGGAGAGAGAGTCAGTGAAGGATCTTAATGCTTGA
- a CDS encoding ABC transporter permease: MKTVIHASLSSGNTLRRIRRNWGLYLLLLPSVVLVLCFAYKPMYGIIIAFKDFKPALGITGSPWADPWYKYFLKFFKSYQFKTTITNTILINLYSLAVNFPLPIIMALLINQMQAKRFKRVFQTITYMPHFISTVVMVGLILIFLSPGSGLLGNIYKLFGMEAPNLMGKAKAFTSIYVWTDAWQHTGWDSIIYIAALSTVDVCLYEAATIDGASKWQKLFYIDIPMLIPTAVILLIMRVGNLMSLGFEKVYLMQNNLNLSASEVIATYVYKIGINSAQYSYSAAINMFNTIINFLLLICVNQISKRVSENSLW, encoded by the coding sequence TTGAAAACAGTAATCCATGCTTCACTCTCTTCAGGAAACACTCTGCGGCGCATCCGTAGGAATTGGGGGTTATATCTTCTGCTTCTCCCGTCGGTTGTCCTCGTATTATGTTTCGCTTACAAACCTATGTACGGCATCATCATAGCCTTCAAGGATTTTAAGCCCGCATTAGGTATCACCGGAAGCCCGTGGGCGGATCCATGGTACAAATACTTTCTTAAGTTTTTTAAATCATACCAATTTAAAACGACCATTACCAATACCATTTTAATTAATCTCTACAGTCTGGCTGTTAACTTTCCCCTGCCTATTATTATGGCGCTGTTGATCAACCAGATGCAGGCCAAAAGATTTAAAAGGGTCTTTCAAACCATAACTTACATGCCCCATTTCATTTCGACGGTCGTAATGGTAGGGCTTATATTAATTTTCCTTTCACCGGGTAGCGGTCTCCTGGGCAACATCTATAAGCTTTTTGGTATGGAAGCTCCAAATTTAATGGGTAAAGCCAAAGCCTTCACCAGCATTTACGTGTGGACCGACGCCTGGCAGCATACCGGCTGGGATAGCATAATTTATATAGCTGCTCTTTCAACTGTTGATGTATGCCTGTATGAAGCCGCTACAATAGATGGGGCAAGCAAATGGCAAAAGCTTTTCTACATTGACATACCCATGCTGATACCTACAGCTGTCATCCTGCTGATCATGAGGGTAGGAAACCTGATGAGCCTGGGCTTTGAAAAGGTCTACCTCATGCAGAACAACCTCAACCTTTCAGCCAGTGAGGTAATTGCCACCTATGTATACAAGATAGGTATCAACAGCGCTCAGTACAGCTATTCCGCTGCCATCAACATGTTCAATACTATCATCAATTTCCTGCTGCTCATATGTGTCAATCAGATATCGAAAAGAGTCAGTGAAAACAGCTTGTGGTAA
- a CDS encoding carbohydrate ABC transporter permease has protein sequence MTETALNRGKTDNLKDTKQYSLSDRIFNFVVYSFSFIFLLITVYPIYFVVIASFSDPYAVSGGKVWFLPYDFTLDGYKELLKHNEIWRGYWNTILYTITGAFVGLAVNIPAAYALSRKDLVGRKFIMLLFIFTMYFNGGLIPTFLTIKEFGLYDNFWVMVLPFSVSVYNIIVARTFFTSSISEDLWDAAQIDGCGNLRYFFRIVLPLSKAILSVIGLWIAVGQWNSYFNALIYIKNAKLYPLQLILRDILIINNVQSALGTGEAAQIALRLANLMRYSIIIVSTVPIMIFYPFVQKYFNHGVMVGAVKG, from the coding sequence ATGACGGAAACAGCATTAAACAGGGGAAAAACTGATAATTTAAAGGATACTAAGCAATATTCCCTTTCCGATCGGATATTCAATTTTGTTGTATATAGTTTCTCTTTTATCTTTCTTCTAATCACGGTATATCCTATTTATTTTGTCGTCATAGCATCTTTCAGCGACCCTTATGCGGTGTCCGGTGGAAAAGTGTGGTTCCTACCTTACGACTTTACTCTGGACGGATATAAGGAGCTTCTTAAGCATAATGAAATATGGAGAGGTTATTGGAACACCATTTTATATACGATAACCGGAGCTTTTGTCGGTCTCGCAGTGAATATCCCGGCAGCCTATGCTCTTTCCAGAAAAGACCTGGTGGGCAGGAAATTTATTATGCTGCTTTTCATATTCACCATGTATTTTAACGGAGGTCTGATTCCAACCTTCCTCACAATAAAAGAGTTTGGCTTGTATGATAACTTTTGGGTCATGGTACTGCCTTTCTCCGTATCAGTCTATAATATCATAGTAGCCCGGACTTTCTTCACCTCAAGCATATCCGAGGACCTGTGGGATGCCGCCCAGATCGATGGCTGCGGAAACTTAAGATATTTTTTCAGGATTGTCCTTCCCCTGTCCAAAGCGATCCTTTCAGTTATAGGGCTATGGATTGCCGTAGGTCAGTGGAACTCATACTTCAACGCTTTGATTTATATTAAAAATGCAAAGCTTTATCCCTTACAGCTCATTCTCAGGGATATCCTGATAATCAATAATGTGCAAAGCGCACTGGGTACAGGTGAGGCTGCTCAGATAGCACTGCGCCTGGCTAATCTCATGAGGTATTCCATAATCATCGTTTCTACAGTTCCTATAATGATCTTCTATCCCTTTGTGCAGAAATACTTTAACCATGGCGTTATGGTTGGTGCTGTTAAAGGCTAA